The genomic window AGCAGCAGCGGTCCGCCCAGCGAGAACGCGAGCAGCGGTGCCGCCGAGTTCGGGCCGCCGGGTGCGGCGGCGATGACCGCCGGGCCGACGAGGGCGGCGGCGCCGTAGCCGAGCACCAGCGTGAACACGTAGAAGATGCCGATCAGCCAGATGGCCCAGACCACCGACTTGCGCGCCTCCTTTGCCGTGGGCACGGTGTAGAACCGCATGAGCACGTGGGGCAGTGCGGCCGTGCCCAGCACGAGGGCGAGGCCGAGCGAGAGGAAGTCGATCTTCGCGACCTCAGACACGCCGTACTTCAGGCCCGGGTCGAGGATCGCCGGGTTCTCGGCGACCGCGACGGCCTTGTCCAGAAGCGCGGAGAAGTCGAACCCGTTGAGCGCGAGCACCCAGACCGTCATCACACCGGCGCCGGCGATGAGCAGCACCGCCTTGATGATCTGCACCCACGTGGTGCCCTTCATGCCGCCGATGAGCACGTAGAGGATCATGAGGGCGCCCACCACCGTGATGACGAGAGCCTGACCGAGCTGGTCGCCGATGCCGAGCAGCAGCGAGACCAGACCACCGGCACCTGCCATCTGTGCGAGCAGGTAGAAGAAGCAGACGACGAGCGTCGTGGTCGCTGCGGCGATGCGCACCGGGCGCTGCTTCAGGCGGAACGACAGCACGTCGGCCATCGTGAACTTGCCCGTGTTGCGCAGGAGCTCCGCGACGAGGAGGAGGGCCACCAGCCAGGCGACCAGGAACCCGATCGAGTACAGGAAGCCGTCGTAGCCCGTCATGGCGATCGCGCCGACGATACCCAGGAACGACGCCGCAGACAGGTAGTCGCCGGCGATGGCCGCGCCGTTCTGGCCACCGGTGAACGACCGCCCTGCGGCGTAGTAATCCGCGGCCGTCTTGTTGTTCCGGCTGGCGCGGAACACGATGACCATCGTCACGGCGACGAACGCGCCGAAGATGGCGATGTTGAGCCAGGGCTCACCGGGCGAGGTGCTCGCCGCTTCGAAGCGCAGCATCAGCGGGCCTCCTCGTTCTTGAGAGCGTCGGACACGAAAGTGCCGGTCTCGATCTCGTCGCGGATCTCCTCCGCGAGCGGGTCGAGGTTGCGGTTGGCGTAGTGCACGTACCAGGTCGTCACGGCGAAGGTGGTGACCACCTGTGCCATGCCGAGCACCATCGCGATGTTGACGCTTCCGAACACCCGGGTGGACATGAAGTCGTGCGCATAGGTGGCGAGCAGCACGTAGGCGAAGTACCAGGCGAGACAAGCGCCCAGAACGGGGAAGACGAAGCTCCGGTGGGTGCGCCGAAGCCGTTGGAACTCGGATGATGATTGGACCGCGCCGTAGTCGACCTCTGCGAGGTCTACGGCGGCGCGTGGGGCTTCGTTGCCCATGGCGTCTCTCCTTCGAGGGGGGGTCGGCGGACCGTCGGCCGCGCCGCTGCGTTGACAGTGCGACCATGGTCGCGCGCGGCCGGGCGTGCCGGGGGTGGCCGCCGTTCGTCGTCGGTGAGCGGGGTCCACGGTGCGACGAACGGCGGATCGACGACGACGAACGACAGCGACGAACGACGGCGGCTACGCTGGCGTGCATGCCCGAGTCGATGCTGCTCGCCGCTGCCGCCGGCGCCGTCGCCGGGGCACTCGCGGTCGGCGTGGTCCTTCTGCTCCGGCGGATCGTCGTCACCTCGAAGGATCTCGGCACCGACGTCGAGCAGGCGACGTACCAGACGCTGCACCTCGCGAGCCGCGCGGCCAAGCACCTCCGCGGCGGCATCGCCGAAGGCGACGCGACGCGTGCCGGGCGGCACCTGCGCGCCCTTCTCGGGTGCGAGACCCTGGCTCTCGTCGACTCGGCGGGCCATGTCACGGTCGAGGGCGACGACGCCGTCCGTGAGGTCGCCGGACGCCTGGCGGCCGAGGTGCGCGCCTCGAACCGTCCGCAGCTGCAGCGGCGCATCCGGATCGGCGACCGGGAGACGGATGTCGTCGCCGCGCCGATCCTCGCGGGCGGCGCGCCCGCCGGGGCCATCGTCGCCTTCGCCCCGCGTGTGCGGGCGGGTCTCGTACGCGCGACCGGCGAGGTCGCGGACTGGGTCGCGGCGCAGGTCGAGCTCGGCGAGCTCGACGCGTCGAGAGCGGCGCTCGCCGAGGCCGAAGTGCGCGCGCTGCGCGCGCAGATCAGCCCTCACTTCATCTACAACTCGCTGAACGCGATCGCCTCGTTCATCAACACCGACCCGGCCAAAGCACGAGAGCTGGTTCTCGAGTTCGCCGACTTCACCCGCTACTCGTTCCGCCGCCACGGCGACTTCACCACGGTGGCCGAGGAGCTCCGCTCGATCGACAGCTATCTGAAGCTCGAGCGCGCACGATTCGGCGACCGACTGAAGGTGACGCTGCAGATCGCGCCGGAGGTCCTCTCGACGGTCGTGCCGTTCCTCTCGATCCAGCCGCTCGTGGAGAACGCGGTGAGGCACGGGCTCGAGGGCAAGGAGGGGGGCGGACGCATCACGATCGAGGCATCCGATCAGGGCGCGTTCGCCGAGATCAGCGTCGAGGACGACGGCGTCGGCATCGACCCCGACGCGCTCGAACGTGCGCTCGCCGGCGCGGCGACCGGCCAGCACGTGGGCCTGCGCAACGTGGACGCGCGCCTGCGACAGGTGTACGGCAACGAGCACGGACTGGTCGTCGAGACCAACGTGGGTGCCGGAACTCTGGTGCGGATGCGGGTGCCGAAGTCGCAGCCGGGCCGTGTCGCGGCAGCGTCCGGCGCTCCCGGCCGGATACCGGCATCCCCCGCTCCTGCCGGCACGGAAGGGAGGCGGGAACGGTGATCTCCGTGCTCATCGCCGACGACGAACAGCCCGCGATCGACGAGCTCGCGTTCCTGCTCGGGCAGGACGCGCGCATCGGCGTCATCCACCAGGCGGCGTCGGGCGCCGAGGCGATCCGGCTCCTCACGCGCGAGCCCGTCGACGCCGCATTCCTCGACATCCACATGCCCGGCCTCAACGGCTTCGATCTCGCCCGCGCGCTGCAGCGCTTCGAGCGCCGGCCGGCGCTCGTCTTCGTCACCGCCGACGAAGAGAGCGCCCTCGAGGCCTTCGACCTCGCCGCGGTCGACTATCTGCTCAAGCCGGTGCGCACCGAACGGCTGCACCGCTCGGTCACCCGCATCGTCGAGGCGATCAAGTCTCAGGCGGCGCCGTCGACGGATGCCGCGGCCTCCGCGAAACCCGAGATGATCGCGGTCACTCTGGGCGGCACGACGCGCATGATCCGGCGCGACGAGGTGCGCTACGTGCAGGCGCAGGGCGACTACGCCCGGCTGCACACCGAGGAGGCGAGCTACCTCGTGCGGGTGCCGATGTCGGACCTCGAACGGCAGTGGGCCGACACGTTCGTGCGAATCCACCGCTCGTACCTCGTCGCGATCCCGCATCTGGCCCGCCTGCGGCTCGGCGGCGATCACCCGAGTGTCGTGGTCGGCGTCGCCGAACTGCCGGTGAGCCGGCGCCTTCTGCCGGCTCTGCGCGATCGACTCGAGTCGACGACGATCCGGCCGCGGACATGACGTCCCGCGCATCGCACGGCGGCGCCGGCGAGGACTCCGACTCTCACGCCGGCGGCCAGCTGTCCCGAGACACACCCGGCTCGCACGCCGCCGCGGATGACGTTCACCCCGACCGCGCGGCGTCATCCAGTGCTGCGGCAG from Microbacterium sp. ProA8 includes these protein-coding regions:
- a CDS encoding histidine kinase, translated to MPESMLLAAAAGAVAGALAVGVVLLLRRIVVTSKDLGTDVEQATYQTLHLASRAAKHLRGGIAEGDATRAGRHLRALLGCETLALVDSAGHVTVEGDDAVREVAGRLAAEVRASNRPQLQRRIRIGDRETDVVAAPILAGGAPAGAIVAFAPRVRAGLVRATGEVADWVAAQVELGELDASRAALAEAEVRALRAQISPHFIYNSLNAIASFINTDPAKARELVLEFADFTRYSFRRHGDFTTVAEELRSIDSYLKLERARFGDRLKVTLQIAPEVLSTVVPFLSIQPLVENAVRHGLEGKEGGGRITIEASDQGAFAEISVEDDGVGIDPDALERALAGAATGQHVGLRNVDARLRQVYGNEHGLVVETNVGAGTLVRMRVPKSQPGRVAAASGAPGRIPASPAPAGTEGRRER
- a CDS encoding LytTR family DNA-binding domain-containing protein, producing MISVLIADDEQPAIDELAFLLGQDARIGVIHQAASGAEAIRLLTREPVDAAFLDIHMPGLNGFDLARALQRFERRPALVFVTADEESALEAFDLAAVDYLLKPVRTERLHRSVTRIVEAIKSQAAPSTDAAASAKPEMIAVTLGGTTRMIRRDEVRYVQAQGDYARLHTEEASYLVRVPMSDLERQWADTFVRIHRSYLVAIPHLARLRLGGDHPSVVVGVAELPVSRRLLPALRDRLESTTIRPRT
- a CDS encoding sodium/solute symporter (Members of the Solute:Sodium Symporter (SSS), TC 2.A.21 as described in tcdb.org, catalyze solute:Na+ symport. Known solutes for members of the family include sugars, amino acids, nucleosides, inositols, vitamins, urea or anions, depending on the system.), with protein sequence MLRFEAASTSPGEPWLNIAIFGAFVAVTMVIVFRASRNNKTAADYYAAGRSFTGGQNGAAIAGDYLSAASFLGIVGAIAMTGYDGFLYSIGFLVAWLVALLLVAELLRNTGKFTMADVLSFRLKQRPVRIAAATTTLVVCFFYLLAQMAGAGGLVSLLLGIGDQLGQALVITVVGALMILYVLIGGMKGTTWVQIIKAVLLIAGAGVMTVWVLALNGFDFSALLDKAVAVAENPAILDPGLKYGVSEVAKIDFLSLGLALVLGTAALPHVLMRFYTVPTAKEARKSVVWAIWLIGIFYVFTLVLGYGAAALVGPAVIAAAPGGPNSAAPLLAFSLGGPLLLGLISAIAFATILAVVAGLTITAAASFAHDIYASVVKKGKPEPGAEVKVARRTVVIIGIVAIVGGIGANGQNVAFLVALAFAVAASANLPTIVYSLFWKRFTTKGALWSMYGGLASAILLIVFSPVVSGSETSMLKTEAINFAWFPLSNPGIISIPLAFLLGWIVSVLDKTPEDARKQSEMEVRSLTGIGAEKAVNH
- a CDS encoding DUF485 domain-containing protein, producing MGNEAPRAAVDLAEVDYGAVQSSSEFQRLRRTHRSFVFPVLGACLAWYFAYVLLATYAHDFMSTRVFGSVNIAMVLGMAQVVTTFAVTTWYVHYANRNLDPLAEEIRDEIETGTFVSDALKNEEAR